The Pseudomonas sp. G2-4 genome window below encodes:
- a CDS encoding CoA transferase, whose translation MTDLLTSMQASLGLPTTPIAFIGEGALPSAFAVTELACASIAAAGQAAAELIHQQTGRLPPLEVDRRLASFWFSTSLRPIGWSVPPMWDPVAGDYATADGWIRLHTNAPHHRLAAEKVLGPCIDRTDMASKVALWNKAELEQAVVDAGGCAAQMRSWQTWQAHPQGMAVNAEPLVHWDNSADAQHKPWLGSVAQPLAGLRVLDLTRVLAGPIASRFLAGLGADVLRVDPPTWNEPGVVPEVTLGKRCTRLDLHQPDDRAAFEALLKDADIILHGYRADALERLGYGSEQRRQIAPGLIDISLNAYGWSGPWQNRRGFDSLVQMSSGIAEAGMGWTQADKPTPLPVQALDHGTGYLMAASAIVLLSRRLENGHGGSARLSLARTAKLLIEHGAGAQAALRPEDAHDQGLLTEQTPWGPAHRLQVPLKITGTPLQWTLPAAELGAHRPQW comes from the coding sequence ATGACCGATCTGCTCACGTCCATGCAAGCCTCCCTCGGCTTGCCCACGACTCCGATCGCCTTCATTGGCGAAGGCGCCCTGCCCTCGGCGTTCGCCGTCACGGAGCTGGCTTGTGCCAGCATCGCTGCAGCCGGCCAGGCCGCCGCCGAGCTCATCCACCAGCAAACCGGTCGCCTGCCGCCCCTTGAGGTCGACCGGCGCCTGGCCTCATTCTGGTTCTCCACGTCCCTGCGCCCCATCGGCTGGAGCGTACCGCCCATGTGGGATCCGGTGGCCGGTGACTACGCCACCGCCGATGGCTGGATTCGCTTGCACACCAACGCGCCGCATCACCGTCTGGCCGCAGAAAAAGTTCTCGGCCCCTGCATCGACCGCACCGACATGGCGAGCAAAGTGGCCCTCTGGAACAAGGCCGAACTGGAACAAGCGGTGGTCGACGCCGGCGGTTGCGCCGCCCAGATGCGTTCGTGGCAGACCTGGCAGGCGCACCCCCAGGGCATGGCGGTGAATGCCGAGCCGCTGGTGCACTGGGACAACAGTGCCGATGCACAGCACAAGCCCTGGCTCGGCTCCGTGGCCCAGCCACTGGCGGGTCTCAGGGTGCTCGACCTGACCCGCGTGCTGGCCGGCCCCATCGCCAGCCGCTTCCTCGCAGGCCTGGGCGCCGATGTCTTGCGCGTCGATCCGCCGACCTGGAACGAACCCGGCGTGGTGCCGGAAGTCACCCTCGGCAAACGCTGCACCCGCCTCGACTTGCATCAACCCGACGACCGCGCGGCATTCGAGGCATTGCTCAAGGACGCCGACATTATCCTGCATGGCTACCGGGCCGACGCCCTGGAGCGCCTGGGCTACGGCTCCGAGCAACGGCGACAAATTGCTCCAGGCCTGATCGACATCAGCCTCAACGCCTACGGCTGGAGCGGCCCGTGGCAGAACCGGCGTGGCTTCGACAGCCTGGTGCAGATGAGCAGCGGCATCGCCGAAGCCGGCATGGGCTGGACGCAAGCCGATAAACCAACACCGCTGCCAGTGCAGGCGCTGGACCACGGCACCGGGTACCTGATGGCCGCCAGCGCCATTGTGTTGTTGTCCCGACGCCTGGAAAACGGTCACGGCGGCTCGGCACGCCTGTCACTGGCCCGTACAGCGAAGCTGTTGATTGAGCACGGGGCCGGGGCCCAGGCCGCGTTACGTCCCGAAGACGCTCACGATCAGGGATTGTTGACGGAACAGACGCCGTGGGGCCCGGCCCATCGGCTGCAAGTGCCGCTGAAGATCACCGGGACACCGTTGCAATGGACCTTGCCGGCGGCTGAACTGGGCGCTCATCGCCCGCAGTGGTGA
- a CDS encoding YbaN family protein has product MSRTPSKLAQLLFGLLAYVSLAIGLVAIVVPGLPTTEFILLAAWAATRSSPRLSAWLENHRLFGPMLHNWRNGKMIPRRAKVGATLSMLLCAGLMLTTLDHGWPVYLALVAMGLGNLWIWSRPEQRTGQDEDGCCRWAEKRPPADF; this is encoded by the coding sequence ATGAGTCGCACACCCTCAAAACTCGCCCAACTGCTCTTCGGCCTGCTCGCCTACGTCAGCCTGGCCATCGGCCTGGTCGCCATCGTCGTGCCGGGCCTGCCGACGACCGAGTTCATCCTGTTGGCTGCCTGGGCCGCGACTCGCAGTTCGCCGCGCTTGAGCGCCTGGCTGGAGAACCATCGGCTGTTCGGGCCGATGCTGCACAACTGGCGCAACGGCAAAATGATCCCGCGCCGGGCCAAGGTTGGCGCTACGCTCAGCATGCTGCTCTGCGCCGGGCTGATGCTGACGACGCTCGACCACGGCTGGCCGGTTTACCTGGCGCTGGTGGCCATGGGGCTAGGCAACCTGTGGATCTGGTCCCGCCCGGAACAGCGCACTGGCCAGGACGAGGATGGCTGCTGCCGCTGGGCTGAGAAGCGACCGCCAGCGGATTTTTGA
- a CDS encoding biliverdin-producing heme oxygenase, protein MTTQHPAPRSQRLNQITHEPHSKLDALVKTHAPFETPASFARFVVAQYLFQSELVALYNDPELTALIPDLPARCRAEAAKADLADLDTEVPAPVAGAVNNPTQAEALGWLFVSEGSKLGAAFLIKRAVGLGLNESFGARHLAEPEGGRAEGWKTFTRTLDGLPFTEQQEAEADKGALDAFNRFTVLLERAYAAELA, encoded by the coding sequence ATGACCACACAACATCCCGCTCCACGCTCCCAACGCCTGAACCAGATCACCCACGAGCCCCACAGCAAGCTCGACGCGCTGGTCAAGACCCACGCCCCGTTCGAAACCCCGGCCAGCTTCGCCCGTTTCGTCGTCGCCCAGTACCTGTTCCAGTCGGAACTGGTGGCGCTGTACAACGACCCGGAACTCACCGCCTTGATTCCCGACCTGCCGGCCCGCTGCCGGGCCGAAGCGGCCAAGGCCGACCTGGCGGACCTGGACACCGAAGTCCCGGCCCCAGTAGCCGGTGCAGTGAACAACCCGACCCAGGCCGAAGCCCTGGGCTGGCTGTTTGTTTCCGAGGGTTCCAAACTCGGCGCCGCGTTTTTGATCAAGCGCGCCGTGGGCCTGGGGTTGAACGAAAGCTTCGGCGCCCGGCACCTGGCAGAGCCGGAAGGCGGTCGCGCCGAAGGCTGGAAAACCTTCACCCGCACCCTAGACGGCCTGCCCTTCACCGAACAGCAGGAAGCCGAAGCGGACAAGGGCGCGCTGGACGCGTTCAACCGGTTCACGGTGCTGTTGGAGCGCGCTTATGCAGCGGAGTTGGCCTGA
- a CDS encoding TonB-dependent receptor, with translation MSSRLSCRFLTPSCTLSLLTAALLIAGTAPAALAATAAQSPARNMGDYTFAIAQQPLVSALNAFTAVTGWQVGLAAELADGVASPGVNGSLPPEKALERLLVGTNLSYRKLGSNSIVLEKRSTAGVLNLQQVTISATRQEQDITDVPSTVTVHDRQELDRNNVNTLKDLVRYEPGVSVGGAGQRGGISGYNIRGIDGNRVLTQVDGVAIPDGFFNGPYAKTQRNYVDPEIIKRVEILRGPASVLYGSNAIGGAVSYFTLDPDDIIKPGKDVGARLKTGYSSADESWLKSATVAGRSGQFDGLLHYSQRDGHETESYGSHNGTGLDRTAANPEDVRAHNVLAKLGWNYNDDARLGLVYEKYKDDRDTDLKSAYGGPYSNGRPTIPESMLPGGMYQWRTGNDTVTRERFGLEHSFALDSLLADHVKWSLNHQIAKTNESTAEFYFPITRQVLRTRDTLYEEKQWVFDAQLDKAFNIADTHHTLTYGTTIKQQKVTGSRSGNGVCLAVGVGCSAVGAISTRDVLAKASDFPDPTINTYSLFAQDQISWNRWTFTPGLRYDYTQLKPHLTEAFLNTVDPTGGGEVSDKNKTWHRVSPNFGLTYALSDAYTWYGKYAEGFRTPTAKSLYGRFENADAGYSVEPNPDLEPEKSKSYETGLRGRFDSGSFDVAVFYNKYRDFINEDAITPGADQLTFQSNNIKHATIKGAEIKGRLELDVLGAPKGLYTQGSVAYAYGRNNDTGEPLNSVNPLTGVFGLGYDQDHYGTLLSWTLVKKKDRVDDSNFNSPDGVSSQFKTPGFGILDLTGFYKVTDDVTVSGGLYNLTDKKYWLWDDVRGYDSVGEAAVLSPANLDRLTAPGRNFAVNLIWDI, from the coding sequence ATGTCCTCTCGCCTTTCTTGCCGATTCCTCACCCCTTCTTGCACGCTGTCGCTGCTGACGGCCGCCCTCCTGATCGCCGGCACGGCGCCGGCCGCCCTCGCCGCCACCGCTGCACAATCGCCTGCGCGCAACATGGGCGACTACACCTTTGCCATCGCCCAGCAGCCGCTGGTTTCAGCCCTGAACGCGTTCACTGCCGTCACGGGATGGCAGGTGGGCCTGGCGGCAGAGCTGGCCGACGGCGTCGCGTCGCCGGGCGTGAATGGCTCACTGCCACCAGAGAAAGCCCTGGAGCGCCTGTTGGTGGGGACCAACCTGAGCTACCGCAAACTCGGCAGCAACAGCATCGTCCTGGAAAAGCGCAGCACCGCCGGCGTGTTGAACCTGCAACAGGTGACCATCAGCGCCACCCGCCAGGAACAGGACATCACCGACGTACCGAGCACCGTCACCGTTCATGACCGCCAGGAACTGGACCGCAACAACGTCAACACCCTCAAGGACCTGGTGCGCTATGAGCCCGGTGTTTCGGTGGGCGGTGCGGGCCAGCGCGGCGGCATCAGTGGCTACAACATCCGCGGCATCGACGGCAACCGGGTCTTGACCCAGGTCGACGGCGTGGCCATTCCCGACGGTTTCTTCAATGGTCCCTACGCCAAGACCCAGCGCAACTACGTCGACCCGGAAATCATCAAGCGCGTGGAAATCCTCCGAGGCCCGGCCTCGGTGCTGTACGGCAGCAACGCCATCGGTGGCGCCGTCAGCTATTTCACCCTGGATCCGGACGACATCATCAAGCCGGGTAAAGACGTCGGTGCGCGCCTCAAGACCGGCTACAGCTCCGCCGACGAGAGCTGGCTCAAATCCGCCACCGTCGCCGGGCGCAGCGGGCAATTCGACGGCCTGTTGCACTACAGCCAGCGCGACGGTCATGAAACCGAATCCTACGGCAGCCACAACGGCACGGGCCTGGACCGCACCGCGGCCAACCCGGAAGACGTGCGCGCCCACAACGTGCTGGCCAAGCTCGGCTGGAACTACAACGATGACGCGCGCCTGGGCCTGGTCTACGAAAAATACAAGGATGACCGCGACACCGATCTGAAAAGCGCCTATGGCGGCCCCTATTCCAACGGTCGCCCCACCATCCCCGAGTCCATGCTGCCCGGCGGCATGTATCAATGGCGCACTGGCAACGACACCGTCACCCGTGAGCGTTTCGGTCTTGAGCACAGCTTCGCCCTCGACAGCCTGCTGGCCGATCACGTGAAGTGGAGCCTGAATCACCAGATCGCCAAGACGAACGAGAGCACCGCTGAGTTCTATTTCCCGATCACCCGCCAGGTACTGCGTACCCGGGATACCCTCTACGAAGAAAAACAGTGGGTCTTCGACGCGCAGCTGGACAAGGCGTTCAACATCGCCGACACCCATCACACGCTGACCTACGGCACCACGATCAAGCAACAGAAAGTCACCGGCTCACGCAGCGGCAATGGCGTGTGCCTGGCAGTTGGCGTGGGCTGCTCCGCCGTCGGCGCGATCAGCACCCGGGACGTGCTGGCAAAAGCCAGTGACTTCCCGGACCCGACCATCAATACCTACAGCCTGTTCGCCCAGGATCAGATCAGTTGGAACCGCTGGACCTTCACACCGGGCCTGCGCTACGACTACACCCAGCTCAAGCCCCATCTGACCGAGGCGTTCCTCAACACCGTGGACCCTACCGGTGGCGGTGAAGTCAGCGACAAGAACAAGACCTGGCATCGCGTCTCGCCCAACTTCGGCCTGACCTATGCCCTGAGCGATGCATACACCTGGTACGGCAAATACGCCGAAGGCTTCCGCACGCCGACCGCCAAGTCCCTGTATGGGCGCTTCGAGAACGCCGATGCCGGCTACAGCGTGGAACCCAACCCCGACCTGGAACCGGAAAAAAGCAAAAGCTACGAGACCGGCCTGCGCGGGCGATTCGATTCCGGCTCGTTCGATGTGGCGGTGTTCTACAACAAGTACCGCGATTTCATCAACGAGGATGCCATCACCCCCGGCGCCGACCAACTGACCTTCCAGAGCAACAACATCAAGCACGCCACCATCAAGGGTGCCGAGATCAAGGGGCGCCTGGAGCTGGACGTGCTGGGCGCACCAAAGGGCCTGTACACCCAAGGCTCGGTGGCCTACGCCTACGGTCGCAACAACGACACCGGCGAGCCGCTCAATAGCGTCAACCCGCTGACCGGCGTGTTCGGCCTGGGCTACGACCAGGACCACTACGGCACCTTGCTCAGTTGGACCCTGGTCAAGAAAAAGGACCGCGTCGACGACAGCAACTTCAACTCGCCGGACGGCGTGAGCAGCCAATTCAAGACCCCGGGTTTCGGCATCCTCGACCTGACCGGTTTCTACAAGGTGACCGACGACGTCACCGTCAGCGGCGGCCTCTACAACCTCACCGACAAAAAATACTGGCTGTGGGACGACGTGCGCGGCTACGACAGCGTCGGCGAAGCGGCGGTGCTGAGCCCGGCCAATCTCGATCGTCTGACTGCGCCTGGGCGTAACTTCGCGGTCAACCTGATTTGGGATATCTGA
- a CDS encoding FecR domain-containing protein has protein sequence MEQALDWLILLDNPSEEQTRQFQAWLAADPRHGEAFTRAQAIWNGPQVIESARQLEAVPKVSALSRLRAHWKPLATAAVLFLGLFNFSDLPLYFQADHLTVVGERQRLQLEDGSKVLLNTDSAFSSTFNEQRHVARLYKGEALFEVPGTGNLPLEIDAGPVTASVSDTVFAVRYLDGVAQVQVQRGDVDLRATRNDTHVRLSAGESIRIGPNGFDHPVRLDADTDLAWVQGRLVFKNKPLSQVLAELRRYYPGWIINNNEQLANVAVTGNYRLDQPLDVVRSLAHITSARLQEFPALVILN, from the coding sequence ATGGAGCAGGCGCTGGACTGGCTGATTCTGCTCGACAACCCCAGCGAGGAGCAGACCCGGCAGTTCCAAGCCTGGCTGGCGGCCGATCCGCGCCATGGCGAAGCGTTCACCCGGGCCCAGGCGATCTGGAACGGCCCGCAAGTGATTGAAAGTGCCCGGCAACTTGAGGCCGTGCCCAAGGTCAGCGCCCTGTCACGTCTGCGGGCCCACTGGAAACCCCTGGCCACCGCCGCGGTATTGTTCCTGGGCCTGTTCAATTTCAGCGACCTGCCCCTGTACTTCCAGGCCGACCACCTGACCGTGGTCGGTGAACGCCAGCGCTTGCAATTGGAGGACGGCTCCAAGGTCCTGCTCAACACTGATTCGGCCTTCTCCAGTACGTTCAACGAACAGCGGCACGTGGCCCGACTGTACAAGGGCGAGGCACTGTTTGAAGTGCCGGGCACTGGCAACCTGCCGCTGGAGATCGATGCCGGACCGGTTACAGCCAGCGTCAGCGACACCGTCTTTGCGGTCCGCTACCTCGACGGCGTGGCGCAGGTCCAGGTCCAGCGCGGCGACGTGGACCTGCGGGCCACCCGCAACGACACCCACGTACGGCTGTCGGCAGGGGAAAGCATCCGCATAGGCCCCAACGGTTTCGACCACCCGGTCCGGCTCGATGCCGACACCGACCTGGCCTGGGTCCAGGGCCGGCTGGTGTTCAAGAATAAACCGCTGAGCCAGGTACTGGCCGAGTTGCGGCGCTACTACCCGGGCTGGATCATCAACAACAACGAGCAGTTAGCCAACGTCGCCGTGACCGGCAACTACCGCCTCGACCAGCCACTGGATGTGGTTCGCTCCCTGGCCCACATCACCTCGGCGCGCCTGCAGGAATTCCCGGCACTGGTCATCTTGAACTAA
- a CDS encoding RNA polymerase sigma factor gives MSQSRFHHVFLAQRMPLLRTLERMVNNPSTAEDLLQETYLRVTRALAERTVEHLEPFVFQTARNLALDHLRARRIQSRTLLDDVPLEVVHNVVAPQSSAEDAAHAQRMLERLNISLQALSPRQQQIFILSRLHGHSYQDIAERLDVSLSTVQKELRLIMAICVGQLQL, from the coding sequence GTGAGTCAATCGCGCTTTCACCACGTCTTCCTCGCGCAGCGCATGCCCTTGCTGCGCACGCTCGAGCGTATGGTCAACAACCCCAGCACCGCCGAAGACCTGCTTCAGGAAACCTACCTGCGCGTCACCCGCGCACTGGCTGAACGCACGGTCGAGCATCTCGAACCTTTTGTCTTCCAGACCGCCCGCAACCTGGCGCTGGACCATCTGCGTGCGCGGCGTATCCAGTCCCGGACCTTGCTGGACGACGTGCCGCTGGAGGTCGTTCACAATGTGGTCGCCCCCCAGAGCAGTGCCGAAGATGCCGCCCATGCCCAGCGGATGCTCGAACGGCTGAACATCAGCCTTCAAGCGCTGAGCCCGCGCCAGCAACAGATCTTCATTCTCAGCCGCCTGCACGGACACAGTTACCAGGACATCGCCGAACGACTGGACGTGTCACTGAGCACCGTGCAAAAGGAACTGAGGCTGATCATGGCGATCTGTGTGGGACAACTGCAGCTATAA
- the gap gene encoding type I glyceraldehyde-3-phosphate dehydrogenase has protein sequence MTLRIAINGFGRIGRNVLRALYTQGYRRDLQIVAINDLGDSSINAHLLKFDTVHGTFDADVQHDHESLTVNGDRISVSAIRNPAELPWAAEKIDVVFECTGLFTDRSKAAAHITAGARKVIISAPAKGADATVVYGVNHDILRQSHQIISNASCTTNCLAPVAQVLHRELGIESGLMTTIHAYTNDQNLTDVYHTDPYRARSATQNMIPSKTGAAEAVGLVLPELAGKLTGMAVRVPVINVSLVDLTVQLKREASAEEVNELLRQASQHSKILGYNTLPLVSSDFNHNPLSSIFDANHTKASGKLLKVLAWYDNEWGFSNRMLDNCLALCNAE, from the coding sequence ATGACTCTTCGAATTGCAATCAATGGTTTTGGCCGCATCGGCCGCAACGTTCTTCGTGCACTGTATACCCAAGGCTATCGTCGCGACCTGCAGATCGTCGCCATCAATGACCTGGGCGACAGTTCGATCAACGCTCACCTGCTCAAGTTCGACACGGTGCACGGCACCTTCGACGCCGACGTGCAGCACGATCATGAAAGCCTGACGGTCAATGGCGATCGCATCTCGGTCAGTGCCATCCGTAACCCGGCCGAACTGCCCTGGGCCGCCGAGAAGATCGACGTGGTGTTCGAATGCACCGGTCTGTTCACCGACCGCTCCAAGGCCGCCGCACACATCACCGCCGGCGCCCGCAAGGTGATCATTTCGGCCCCGGCCAAAGGTGCCGATGCCACCGTGGTGTATGGCGTGAACCACGACATCCTGCGCCAGTCGCACCAGATCATTTCCAACGCTTCGTGCACCACCAACTGCCTGGCCCCGGTGGCCCAGGTGCTGCACCGTGAGCTGGGCATCGAAAGCGGCCTGATGACCACTATCCACGCCTACACCAATGATCAGAACCTGACCGACGTCTACCACACCGACCCGTACCGCGCGCGTTCGGCCACCCAGAACATGATCCCGAGCAAGACCGGCGCCGCCGAAGCGGTAGGCCTGGTACTGCCGGAACTGGCGGGCAAACTGACCGGCATGGCGGTGCGCGTACCCGTGATCAACGTGTCCCTGGTGGACCTGACCGTGCAGCTCAAGCGCGAAGCTTCGGCCGAAGAAGTCAACGAGCTGCTGCGCCAGGCCAGCCAGCATTCGAAGATCCTCGGCTACAACACCCTGCCGCTGGTCTCCAGCGATTTCAACCACAACCCGCTGTCGTCGATCTTCGACGCCAACCACACCAAGGCCAGCGGCAAGCTGCTCAAGGTACTGGCCTGGTATGACAACGAATGGGGCTTCTCCAACCGCATGCTGGATAACTGCCTGGCGTTGTGTAACGCCGAGTGA
- the edd gene encoding phosphogluconate dehydratase, giving the protein MHPRVLEVTERLIARSRATREAYLALIRGAASDGPTRGKLQCANFAHGVAGCGTEDKHHLRMMNAANIAIVSSYNDMLSAHQPYEVFPEQIKKALREIGSVGQFAGGTPAMCDGVTQGEAGMELSLPSREVIALSTAVALSHNMFDGALMLGICDKIVPGLMMGALRFGHLPTIFVPGGPMVSGISNKQKADVRQRYAEGKASREELLESEMKSYHSPGTCTFYGTANTNQLLMEVMGLHLPGASFVNPNTPLRDALTREAAFQVTRLTKQSGNFMPIGEIVDERSLVNSIVALHATGGSTNHTLHMPAIAMAAGIQLTWQDMADLSEVVPTLSHVYPNGKADINHFQAAGGMSFLIRELLEAGLLHENVNTVLGHGLSRYTQEPFLENGELVWRDGPIESLDENILRPVARAFSPEGGLRVMEGNLGRGVMKVSAVALENQVVEAPAMVFQDQQDLADAFKAGLLEKDFVAVMRFQGPRSNGMPELHKMTPFLGVLQDRGFKVALVTDGRMSGASGKIPAAIHVSPEAYVGGALARVQEGDIIRVDGVEGTLELKVDAEEFAARTPAKGLLGNNIGTGRELFGFMRMAFSSAEQGASAFTSALETLN; this is encoded by the coding sequence ATGCATCCCCGCGTCCTTGAGGTCACCGAACGGCTTATCGCCCGCAGCCGCGCCACGCGTGAGGCTTACCTTGCATTGATCCGTGGTGCAGCCAGCGACGGTCCGACGCGCGGCAAGTTGCAATGCGCCAACTTCGCCCACGGCGTGGCCGGTTGCGGCACCGAAGACAAGCACCACCTGCGCATGATGAACGCCGCCAACATCGCCATCGTGTCTTCCTATAACGACATGCTCTCGGCCCACCAGCCTTACGAAGTCTTCCCTGAACAGATCAAGAAAGCCCTGCGCGAGATCGGCTCAGTCGGCCAGTTCGCCGGGGGCACGCCCGCCATGTGCGATGGCGTGACCCAGGGCGAGGCGGGGATGGAACTGAGCCTGCCGAGCCGCGAAGTGATCGCCTTGTCCACGGCGGTGGCGTTGTCCCACAACATGTTCGATGGCGCGCTGATGCTCGGTATCTGCGACAAGATCGTCCCGGGCCTGATGATGGGCGCGCTGCGTTTCGGTCACTTGCCGACAATCTTCGTACCGGGCGGGCCGATGGTCTCGGGGATTTCCAACAAGCAGAAAGCCGACGTGCGCCAGCGCTATGCCGAAGGCAAGGCCAGTCGCGAAGAGCTGCTGGAATCGGAGATGAAGTCCTACCACAGCCCGGGCACCTGCACCTTCTACGGCACGGCCAACACCAACCAGTTGCTGATGGAAGTGATGGGCCTGCATTTGCCGGGCGCTTCGTTCGTCAACCCGAACACCCCGCTGCGCGATGCCCTGACTCGTGAGGCGGCGTTCCAGGTCACGCGCCTGACCAAGCAGAGCGGCAACTTCATGCCCATCGGCGAAATTGTCGATGAGCGTTCGCTGGTCAATTCCATCGTCGCACTGCACGCCACCGGCGGCTCCACCAACCACACGCTGCACATGCCGGCCATCGCCATGGCGGCAGGCATCCAACTGACCTGGCAGGACATGGCCGACCTCTCCGAGGTGGTGCCGACCCTGAGCCACGTCTACCCGAACGGCAAGGCCGACATCAACCACTTCCAGGCGGCGGGCGGCATGTCGTTCCTGATCCGCGAATTGCTGGAAGCCGGTTTGCTCCACGAAAACGTCAACACCGTGCTCGGTCATGGCCTGAGTCGCTACACCCAGGAACCGTTCCTGGAGAATGGCGAGCTGGTGTGGCGCGACGGCCCGATCGAAAGCCTCGATGAAAACATCCTGCGCCCGGTGGCTCGCGCGTTCTCGCCGGAAGGCGGGCTGCGGGTGATGGAAGGCAACCTGGGGCGCGGCGTGATGAAGGTCTCGGCCGTGGCCCTGGAAAACCAGGTCGTCGAAGCGCCGGCCATGGTCTTCCAGGATCAACAGGACCTGGCCGACGCGTTCAAGGCCGGACTGCTGGAGAAAGATTTCGTCGCGGTGATGCGCTTCCAGGGGCCGCGCTCCAACGGCATGCCGGAACTGCACAAGATGACGCCATTCCTGGGCGTATTGCAGGATCGTGGCTTCAAAGTGGCGCTGGTGACTGACGGGCGCATGTCCGGCGCGTCGGGAAAAATCCCGGCGGCCATTCACGTCAGCCCCGAAGCTTATGTCGGTGGCGCGTTGGCCCGGGTGCAGGAGGGCGATATCATCCGCGTCGATGGCGTCGAAGGCACCTTGGAATTGAAGGTGGACGCCGAAGAATTCGCCGCGCGCACGCCTGCCAAGGGCCTGTTGGGCAACAACATCGGCACCGGTCGCGAGCTGTTCGGTTTCATGCGCATGGCGTTCAGCTCGGCAGAGCAGGGCGCCAGCGCCTTCACTTCTGCCCTGGAGACGCTTAATTGA
- a CDS encoding glucokinase: MKLALVGDIGGTNARFALWKNHNLENIQVLATADYACPEEAIQVYLAGLGMKPGAIGSVCLSVAGPVSGDEFRFTNNHWRLSNLAFCKTLQVEKLLLVNDFSAMALGMTCLRPDEYRVVCEGTPEPMRPAVVIGPGTGLGVGTLLDLGEGRFAALPGEGGHVDLPMSSPRETQLWQHIYNEIGHVSAETALSGSGLPRVYRAICAVDGNAPVLDTPESITAAGLAGDPIALEVLEQFCCWLGRVAGNNVLTLGGRGGVYIVGGVVPRFADFFLESGFARCFADKGCMSDYFKGIPVWLVTAPYSGLMGAGVALEQSTPV, encoded by the coding sequence TTGAAACTGGCTTTGGTCGGTGACATCGGTGGGACCAACGCACGTTTCGCGTTGTGGAAGAACCACAACCTGGAAAACATCCAGGTGCTGGCGACGGCGGACTATGCCTGCCCTGAAGAGGCCATCCAGGTTTACTTGGCCGGCCTGGGCATGAAGCCGGGGGCCATCGGCTCGGTGTGCCTGTCGGTGGCCGGCCCCGTGAGCGGCGATGAGTTTCGCTTCACCAACAACCACTGGCGCCTGAGCAACCTGGCGTTCTGCAAGACCTTGCAAGTGGAGAAGCTGCTGCTGGTCAATGACTTCTCGGCCATGGCCCTGGGCATGACCTGCTTGCGTCCCGATGAATACCGGGTCGTCTGCGAAGGCACCCCGGAGCCGATGCGTCCGGCGGTGGTGATCGGCCCGGGCACCGGGCTGGGCGTCGGTACGCTGCTGGACCTCGGTGAAGGTCGTTTCGCGGCGCTGCCAGGGGAGGGCGGCCATGTCGACCTGCCGATGAGCAGCCCGCGAGAAACCCAGCTCTGGCAGCACATCTACAACGAAATCGGCCACGTCAGCGCGGAAACCGCCCTGAGCGGCAGCGGTTTGCCTCGGGTGTACCGGGCTATCTGCGCGGTAGACGGCAATGCGCCGGTGCTCGATACCCCGGAATCCATCACAGCAGCCGGCCTGGCCGGCGACCCCATCGCCCTGGAGGTGCTCGAACAATTCTGCTGTTGGCTGGGGCGTGTGGCCGGCAACAACGTGCTGACGCTAGGGGGTCGCGGCGGCGTCTACATCGTCGGCGGCGTGGTCCCGCGGTTCGCCGATTTCTTCCTTGAAAGCGGTTTCGCCCGTTGCTTCGCCGACAAGGGCTGCATGAGCGATTACTTCAAGGGTATTCCGGTCTGGCTGGTGACCGCGCCGTATTCGGGCCTGATGGGCGCGGGTGTGGCGTTGGAGCAATCGACTCCAGTTTGA